The Lucilia cuprina isolate Lc7/37 chromosome 5, ASM2204524v1, whole genome shotgun sequence genome includes a window with the following:
- the LOC111682955 gene encoding WASH complex subunit homolog 5 isoform X1 — protein sequence MAEFLAENNACGQNLLRIVSMGNSIIAEILRLKDYIPDIFRLETKVDQQKYGEVIMDFSYLKIAEAQDLKIEQNPELQDLDDELRENYLDLLTRFYLAFESTHQYASDLQQFIDELNRGYYIQQTLETVLQDEEGKQLMCESLYIFGVILLIVDFHIPGVIRERLLMSYYRYSGSKSHSDSNIDDVCMLLRSTGFVAQKNTTTTINSSKSSKDAVANYPESYFSRFKFEQNFVDMVIGRLRCDDIYNQLSIYPHPDHRSTALSTQAAMLYVCLYFSPKILHSQIAQMREIVDKFFSDNWIISIYMGITVNLVDAWDQFKAAKAALMPVIETDAIKGFCLLHKEKMEKILKQSKEILRDGVLTDYFVLQNITKIINLIRQCNVSLRWYFTHASPIIYEISRGSVTQKVEQIVKLVRSELHYEESDLFELLLNCSQLELVVKEILRTLMQEKSQRWNDFKKEALDRVNELSEAFSGSRPLSKIESNPQLKLWFAEIAQEIEKLNCDNVNLSGRMLIQLIQALEEVQEFHNLQANMQVKQYLMETREYLTRMIQIINVKENILINIQLISDLSYAWHLIDRDFTSIMQDSIKKQPKSVIRLRAAFLKLASALEIPLMRINQAKSEDLISVSNYYSSELANYMRKVLQIIPETMFNLMARIIQLQTDVLKEIPTRLEKDKLKEYAQFEDRYTVAKLTYSISVFTEGILMMEKTLVGVIELDPKQLLEDGIRKELVKHLANALNVGLIFSANAKQKNATVELETKLAQLAKTMDGYRRSFEYIQDYLNVHGLKILQQELTRVINYNVEKECNAFLRNKIQDWQSQYQSTTIPIPTFPPLQGDLSKSNNFIGRLAFEILQCTDPQNTIYLDLKAAWYDKKPPHKEVLDSRFFYKVREAIGPAGLVGLDRLYTYMFAADLKKNLDKLQRNIENDKMWSTTLANLTADLESKQFVNLTAGNPLKFYATYHQRWLKVWPTMIEWILQLGHKQILRQQLAFELNRSSKVNAKNLESALETFNRSLLNELENQETQQKFKDNKLLVDIKDYLMYTGSYEPLEQIFVLSKNSHNVALFFFLVIIAHITRLQFSLQTQSLVAKSTKDQIDGTPLLTGLITILQQYHKDVKLMFITYLCQYVKVLVETNLSNKHELCNEAITTLHFLDIFVRKTKLPRQVLSERLPLIILNQYEYLGLSLKS from the exons TCTATTTGGCTTTTGAGAGTACTCATCAATATGCTTCGGATTTGCAGCAGTTTATTGATGAATTGAATCGTGGCTATTACATACAGCAGACTTTGGAGACTGTGTTGCAGGATGAGGAGGGCAAGCAGTTGATG TGTGAATCCTTGTATATATTTGGAGTAATCCTACTCATTGTTGACTTTCACATACCCGGCGTTATTCGTGAACGTCTTCTCATGTCTTACTATCGTTATAGTGGTTCGAAATCTCATAGCGATAGTAATATAGATGATGTTTGCATGCTTTTACGTTCCACCGGTTTTGTAGCTCAAAAAAataccaccaccaccatcaaCAGTAGCAAATCTTCTAAAGATGCTGTAGCAAATTATCCAGAATCGTATTTTTCACGTtttaaatttgaacaaaatttcgTAGATATGGTTATAGGACGTCTAAGATGTGATGATATTTATAATCAATTAAGTATTTATCCTCATCCCGATCATCGTTCTACTGCTCTGTCTACACAGGCCGCCAtgctgtatgtttgtttgtatttttctcCTAAGATACTGCATTCACAAATCGCTCAAATGCGTGAAATTGTAGATAAGTTTTTCTCCGATAACTGGATTATATCCATATATATGGGTATAACTGTTAATTTGGTAGATGCCTGGGATCAATTTAAGGCTGCCAAGGCTGCCTTAATGCCGGTCATTGAAACTGATGCCATTAAGGGTTTCTGTTTGTTGCACAAAGAAAAAATGGAAAAGATTTTAAAGCAATCCAAGGAAATCCTAAGAGATGGTGTTTTAACggattattttgttttgcagaACATAACGAAAATCATAAATCTTATACGCCAATGTAATGTTTCGTTGCGTTGGTATTTTACACATGCTTCCCCCATAATTTATGAAATCTCCCGAGGTTCAGTTACGCAAAAAGTGGAACAGATAGTAAAACTAGTGCGCTCGGAATTACATTATGAAGAAAGTGATTTATTTGAGTTGCTATTGAATTGTTCTCAACTGGAATTAGtggttaaagaaattttacgcACGCTAATGCAGGAGAAATCACAAAGATGGAATGATTTTAAGAAAGAGGCTTTAGATCGTGTCAATGAATTGAGTGAAGCTTTTTCGGGTTCTCGACCTCTTTCGAAAATTGAAAGTAATCCTCAATTGAAATTATGGTTTGCGGAGATTGCCCAGGAAATAGAAAAGTTGAATTGTGATAATGTTAACTTATCGGGGCGTATGTTAATACAGCTTATACAGGCTTTGGAGGAGGTGCAAGAGTTTCATAATCTTCAAGCAAATATGCAGGTTAAACAGTATTTAATGGAGACCAGGGAGTATTTAACCAGAATGATACAG ATAATCAATGTCAAAGAAAACATTCTTATAAACATACAACTGATTAGTGATCTCAGTTATGCCTGGCATTTAATAGATCGCGATTTTACCTCCATAATGCAagattctattaaaaaacaaccCAAGTCTGTAATACGTTTACGAGCTGCATTTCTAAAACTAGCTAGTGCATTAGAAATACCCCTCATGCGTATAAATCAAGCTAAATCTGAAGATCTTATCTCCGTATCTAACTACTACAGTTCCGAATTGGCCAATTATATGCGTAAGGTTTTACAAATTATACCCGAGACTATGTTTAATCTAATGGCCCGAATTATACAATTACAAAccgatgttttaaaagaaatacccACCCGCTTGGAAAAAGATAAACTTAAAGAATATGCTCAATTTGAGGATCGTTATACAGTGGCTAAACTAACATACTCCATATCGGTTTTCACTGAGGGTATTCTTATGATGGAAAAAACCTTGGTGGGTGTAATTGAATTAGATCCTAAGCAATTGCTAGAGGATGGCATACGCAAGGAATTGGTCAAGCATTTAGCTAATGCTCTCAACGTTGGACTAATATTTAGCGCAAATGCTAAACAGAAAAATGCCACTGTAGAATTGGAAACTAAATTAGCCCAATTGGCTAAAACCATGGACGGTTATCGTAGATCTTTCgaatatatacaagactatCTCAATGTTCATggtttgaaaattttgcaaCAGGAATTGACACGCGTTATTAACTATAATGTAGAAAAAGAATGTAATGCCTTTCTACGCAATAAAATTCAGGATTGGCAATCCCAATATCAATCCACCACCATACCCATACCAACATTCCCTCCCTTGCAAGGAGATTTATCAAAATCCAATAATTTCATAGGACGCTTAGCGTTTGAAATACTACAATGTACCGATCCACAAAATACCATCTATTTAGATCTGAAAGCTGCCTGGTATGATAAAAAGCCACCACATAAAGAGGTATTAGATTCGCGTTTCTTCTATAAAGTACGTGAGGCCATAGGCCCCGCCGGCTTAGTAGGTTTAGATCGTCTTTATACTTATATGTTTGCTGcagatttaaaaaagaatttagatAAATTGCAACGCAATATTGAAAATGATAAAATGTGGTCTACGACATTGGCCAATCTAACAGCTGATCTGGAATCTAAACAATTTGTTAACTTAACTGCTGgaaatcctttaaaattttatgctaCCTATCATCAGCGTTGGCTTAAGGTATGGCCCACTATGATTGAGTGGATTTTGCAGTTGGGTCATAAACAGATTTTACGACAACAATTGGCATTTGAATTGAATCGTAGTAGTAAGGTGAACGCGAAAAATTTGGAATCCGCTTTGGAGACATTTAATAG ATCTCTTTTAAATGAACTGGAAAATCaagaaactcaacaaaaatttaaagataataaGCTATTGGTTGATATTAAAGACTATCTAATGTACACTGGCTCCTATGAGCCTCTggaacaaatatttgtattaagcAAAAACTCCCACAATGTGGCTTTATTCTTTTTCCTAGTAATTATCGCTCACATAACAAGACTACAATTTTCGCTACAAACTCAAAGTCTTGTAGCTAAATCAACAAAAGATCAAATAGATGGTACACCTCTTTTGACGGGTCTCATCACCATTTTACAACAGTATCACAAGGATGTAAAACTTATGTTTATAACATATCTATGTCAATATGTTAAGGTGTTGGTGGAAACAAATTTAAG TAACAAACATGAATTGTGTAACGAGGCCATAACAACTCTACATTTCTTGGATATATTTGTGCGTAAAACCAAACTACCACGCCAAGTATTAAGCGAACGTTTACcgcttataatattaaatcaatatgaatatttaggtttaagtttaaaaagttga
- the LOC111682957 gene encoding phosphoglucomutase gives MSLTVESVATTVYEGQKPGTSGLRKKVKVFTQPNYTENFVQCILDANGEALKGSTLVVGGDGRFYCKEAAEIIIRMCAANGVSKLLVGQNGILSTPAVSSLIRHNKALGGIVLTASHNPGGPENDFGIKFNCENGGPAPDAFTNKIYELSLGIKAYKIVKGLQVDISKVGSNTFTVNNQPFVVEVIDSVANYVNHMKEIFDFAKLRDYVSGKTTGKPLKMRIDSLNGVTGSYVREIFLNCLGAAENCVVHTTPLPDFGGLHPDPNLTYAKDLVDAVANGDYDIGAAFDGDGDRNMIIGHKAFFVTPSDSLAAIAHYLECIPYFQKNGIQGFARSMPTASAVDLVGKKLGKEIFEVPTGWKYFGNLMDAGRLCLCGEESFGTGSNHIREKDGIWAVLAWLSIMQHTGKGIEDILKNHWSIYGRNYFTRYDYEECDLEPCNQMMATMEKTITDPSFAGKEFSSGGKSYKVKVADNFAYTDPVDKSVATKQGLRIVFEDGSRIVMRLSGTGSSGATVRLYIDSYEKDNVLGQASVMLKPLIDIALEISQLPKFTGRNAPTVIT, from the exons ATGTCATTAACCGTGGAAAGTGTAGCTACCACAGTGTATGAGGGTCAAAAGCCTGGTACTAGTGGATTACGCAAAAAG GTTAAAGTTTTTACTCAACCCAATTATACTGAAAATTTTGTCCAATGTATTTTGGATGCCAATGGTGAAGCCCTTAAGGGATCTACTTTGGTAGTGGGTGGTGATGGCCGCTTCTATTGCAAAGAGGCTGCTGAAATTATCATACGCATGTGTGCTGCTAATGgt gtcTCCAAACTTTTGGTGGGTCAAAATGGCATCCTTTCCACCCCCGCTGTTTCTAGTTTGATTCGCCATAACAAGGCTTTGG GTGGCATTGTTTTAACCGCTTCCCACAATCCTGGCGGTCCCGAAAATGATTTcggtattaaatttaattgtgaaAATGGTGGCCCAGCACCTGATGCTTTCACCAACAAAATCTATGAACTCTCTTTGGGCATTAAAGCTTACAAAATTGTCAAGGGTCTACAGGTGGATATCAGTAAAGTAGGTTCCAATACATTCACCGTCAATAATCAACCATTTGTGGTGGAAGTTATTGATTCGGTAGCCAATTATGTTAATCACATGAAGGAAATCTTTGATTTCGCAAAATTGCGTGATTATGTTAGTGGGAAGACAACGGGTAAACCTTTGAAAATGCGCATTGATTCTTTGAATGGTGTTACGGGATCCTATGTACGTGAAATTTTCCTTAATTGTTTGGGTGCTGCTGAGAATTGTGTGGTGCACACCACACCTTTGCCCGATTTTGGCGGTTTACATCCTGATCCAAATTTGACTTATGCCAAGGATTTGGTGGATGCTGTTGCCAATGGTGATTATGATATTGGTGCAGCTTTTGATGGTGATGGT GACCGCAATATGATTATTGGCCATAAGGCTTTCTTTGTTACACCCAGTGATTCTTTGGCAGCTATTGCCCATTACTTAGAATGTATACCCTATTTCCAAAAGAATGGCATACAAGGTTTTGCCAGAAGTATGCCTACTGCCTCCGCCGTCGATTTGGTAGGCAAGAAATTGGGTAAAGAAATCTTTGAGGTTCCCACTGGTTGGAAATATTTTGGCAATTTAATGGATGCTGGTCGTTTGTGTTTGTGTGGTGAAGAAAGTTTCGGTACTGGTTCCAATCATATACGTGAAAAGGATGGTATTTGGGCTGTTTTAGCCTGGTTGTCCATTATGCAACATACTGGCAAGGGTATTGAGGATATTTTAAAGAATCATTGGTCTATTTATGGTCGCAACTACTTTACACGTTATGATTATGAAGAATGTGATTTGGAACCCTGCAATCAAATGATGGCCACCATGGAAAAGACCATTACAGATCCCTCTTTTGCTGGTAAGGAATTCTCTAGTGGAGGCAAAAGCTATAAGGTTAAGGTAGCTGATAACTTTGCCTATACCGATCCTGTCGACAAGTCAGTGGCTACTAAACAAGGTTTGCGTATAGTATTTGAAGATGGTAGTCGTATTGTCATGCGTCTCAGTGGTACTGGCAGTTCGGGTGCCACCGTACg TTTATACATCGATTCCTATGAAAAAGACAATGTTTTAGGTCAGGCTAGTGTTATGTTAAAACCTTTGATTGACATTGCCTTGGAAATTTCTCAACTGCCTAAATTCACTGGCCGCAATGCTCCCACCGTTATCACATAA
- the LOC111682944 gene encoding arginine kinase isoform X3 → MVDAAVLAKLEEGYAKLAASDSKSLLKKYLTKEVFDNLKNKKTPSFGSTLLDCIQSGLENHDSGVGIYAPDAEAYTVFADLFDPIIEDYHGGFKKTDKHPPRDFGDVSVFSNLDPNNEFVISTRVRCGRSLQGYPFNPCLTEAQYKEMEAKVSSTLSGLEGELKGKFYPLTGMEKSVQQQLIDDHFLFKEGDRFLQAANACRYWPSGRGIYHNDNKTFLVWCNEEDHLRIISMQMGGDLGEVYRRLVTAVNEIEKRIPFSHDDRLGFLTFCPTNLGTTIRASVHIKVPKLAANKAKLEEVAAKYNLQVRGTRGEHTEAEGGIYDISNKRRMGLTEFQAVKEMYDGIAELIKIEKSM, encoded by the coding sequence ATGGTTGATGCTGCTGTTCTTGCTAAATTGGAAGAAGGTTATGCCAAATTGGCTGCCTCCGACTCCAAGTCCTTGTTGAAGAAGTACTTGACCAAGGAAGTCTTCGATAACCTAAAGAACAAGAAGACCCCCAGCTTCGGATCCACTTTGTTGGATTGCATCCAATCCGGTTTGGAGAACCACGATTCCGGTGTCGGTATCTATGCTCCCGATGCTGAAGCCTACACAGTATTCGCTGATCTTTTCGATCCCATCATTGAAGATTACCATGGTGGTTTCAAGAAGACCGACAAGCACCCTCCTCGTGACTTCGGTGATGTCTCCGTCTTCTCCAACTTGGACCCCAACAATGAATTCGTCATCTCTACCCGTGTCCGTTGCGGTCGCTCTTTGCAAGGCTATCCCTTCAACCCCTGTTTGACCGAAGCCCAATACAAGGAGATGGAAGCTAAGGTCTCCTCCACCTTGTCCGGTTTGGAAGGTGAATTGAAGGGTAAATTCTACCCCTTGACTGGCATGGAAAAGTCCGTTCAACAACAATTGATCGATGATCACTTCTTGTTCAAGGAAGGTGATCGTTTCTTGCAAGCCGCCAACGCCTGCCGCTACTGGCCCTCTGGCCGTGGTATCTACCACAACGACAACAAGACCTTCTTGGTCTGGTGCAATGAGGAAGATCATTTGCGTATCATCTCCATGCAAATGGGTGGTGATTTGGGTGAAGTATACCGCCGTTTGGTGACCGCTGTCAATGAAATTGAAAAGCGCATCCCCTTCAGCCACGATGACCGTTTGGGCTTCTTGACCTTCTGCCCCACCAACTTGGGTACCACCATCCGTGCCTCCGTGCACATCAAGGTCCCCAAATTGGCCGCCAACAAGGCTAAATTGGAAGAAGTTGCCGCCAAATACAACTTGCAAGTCCGCGGTACCCGTGGTGAACACACTGAAGCCGAAGGTGGTATCTACGATATCTCCAACAAGCGCCGCATGGGTCTTACCGAATTCCAAGCCGTCAAGGAAATGTACGATGGTATTGCTGAACTCATCAAGATCGAAAAGAGCATGTAA
- the LOC111682951 gene encoding 1,2-dihydroxy-3-keto-5-methylthiopentene dioxygenase gives MVKAWLMDNETTDQRLEHHRNPPTFISLEELFTKTGVEHFLINADDYQNDVLQNLRKERNYSYEDEITCSETCLVDYANKLKSFFTEHLHTDEEIRLVLDGSGYFDVRDNEENWIRIAVTKGDLIIIPAGIYHRFTLDTNNYIKAKRYFVGEPVWLPYNRPADDMDCRKEYLKHQQEGFKQLNKV, from the exons ATGGTAAAAGCCTGGTTAATGGATAATGAAACAACCGATCAACGTTTGGAACATCATCGCAATCCTCCCACATTTATTTCATTGGAAGAATTATTCACTAAAACCGGTGTGGAACATTTTCTG ATCAATGCCGATGACTATCAAAATGATGTTTTACAAAACTTACGTAAAGAACGAAACTATAGTTATGAAGATGAAATAACCTGTTCAGAAACATGTTTAGTCGATTATGCCAATAAATTGAAATCATTCTTTACTGAACATTTACACACCGATGAAGAAATTCGTTTGGTTTTAGATGGTTCCGGTTATTTTGATGTTAGAGA cAATGAAGAAAATTGGATTCGCATAGCGGTAACTAAAGGAGATTTAATTATTATACCAGCTGGTATTTATCATCGTTTTACATTGGACACTAAT AATTATATTAAAGCCAAACGTTATTTTGTGGGTGAACCTGTTTGGTTACCATATAATCGCCCTGCTGATGATATGGATTGCCGTAAGGAATATTTGAAACATCAACAGGAgggttttaaacaattaaataaagtttaa
- the LOC111682955 gene encoding WASH complex subunit homolog 5 isoform X2: MDFSYLKIAEAQDLKIEQNPELQDLDDELRENYLDLLTRFYLAFESTHQYASDLQQFIDELNRGYYIQQTLETVLQDEEGKQLMCESLYIFGVILLIVDFHIPGVIRERLLMSYYRYSGSKSHSDSNIDDVCMLLRSTGFVAQKNTTTTINSSKSSKDAVANYPESYFSRFKFEQNFVDMVIGRLRCDDIYNQLSIYPHPDHRSTALSTQAAMLYVCLYFSPKILHSQIAQMREIVDKFFSDNWIISIYMGITVNLVDAWDQFKAAKAALMPVIETDAIKGFCLLHKEKMEKILKQSKEILRDGVLTDYFVLQNITKIINLIRQCNVSLRWYFTHASPIIYEISRGSVTQKVEQIVKLVRSELHYEESDLFELLLNCSQLELVVKEILRTLMQEKSQRWNDFKKEALDRVNELSEAFSGSRPLSKIESNPQLKLWFAEIAQEIEKLNCDNVNLSGRMLIQLIQALEEVQEFHNLQANMQVKQYLMETREYLTRMIQIINVKENILINIQLISDLSYAWHLIDRDFTSIMQDSIKKQPKSVIRLRAAFLKLASALEIPLMRINQAKSEDLISVSNYYSSELANYMRKVLQIIPETMFNLMARIIQLQTDVLKEIPTRLEKDKLKEYAQFEDRYTVAKLTYSISVFTEGILMMEKTLVGVIELDPKQLLEDGIRKELVKHLANALNVGLIFSANAKQKNATVELETKLAQLAKTMDGYRRSFEYIQDYLNVHGLKILQQELTRVINYNVEKECNAFLRNKIQDWQSQYQSTTIPIPTFPPLQGDLSKSNNFIGRLAFEILQCTDPQNTIYLDLKAAWYDKKPPHKEVLDSRFFYKVREAIGPAGLVGLDRLYTYMFAADLKKNLDKLQRNIENDKMWSTTLANLTADLESKQFVNLTAGNPLKFYATYHQRWLKVWPTMIEWILQLGHKQILRQQLAFELNRSSKVNAKNLESALETFNRSLLNELENQETQQKFKDNKLLVDIKDYLMYTGSYEPLEQIFVLSKNSHNVALFFFLVIIAHITRLQFSLQTQSLVAKSTKDQIDGTPLLTGLITILQQYHKDVKLMFITYLCQYVKVLVETNLSNKHELCNEAITTLHFLDIFVRKTKLPRQVLSERLPLIILNQYEYLGLSLKS, encoded by the exons TCTATTTGGCTTTTGAGAGTACTCATCAATATGCTTCGGATTTGCAGCAGTTTATTGATGAATTGAATCGTGGCTATTACATACAGCAGACTTTGGAGACTGTGTTGCAGGATGAGGAGGGCAAGCAGTTGATG TGTGAATCCTTGTATATATTTGGAGTAATCCTACTCATTGTTGACTTTCACATACCCGGCGTTATTCGTGAACGTCTTCTCATGTCTTACTATCGTTATAGTGGTTCGAAATCTCATAGCGATAGTAATATAGATGATGTTTGCATGCTTTTACGTTCCACCGGTTTTGTAGCTCAAAAAAataccaccaccaccatcaaCAGTAGCAAATCTTCTAAAGATGCTGTAGCAAATTATCCAGAATCGTATTTTTCACGTtttaaatttgaacaaaatttcgTAGATATGGTTATAGGACGTCTAAGATGTGATGATATTTATAATCAATTAAGTATTTATCCTCATCCCGATCATCGTTCTACTGCTCTGTCTACACAGGCCGCCAtgctgtatgtttgtttgtatttttctcCTAAGATACTGCATTCACAAATCGCTCAAATGCGTGAAATTGTAGATAAGTTTTTCTCCGATAACTGGATTATATCCATATATATGGGTATAACTGTTAATTTGGTAGATGCCTGGGATCAATTTAAGGCTGCCAAGGCTGCCTTAATGCCGGTCATTGAAACTGATGCCATTAAGGGTTTCTGTTTGTTGCACAAAGAAAAAATGGAAAAGATTTTAAAGCAATCCAAGGAAATCCTAAGAGATGGTGTTTTAACggattattttgttttgcagaACATAACGAAAATCATAAATCTTATACGCCAATGTAATGTTTCGTTGCGTTGGTATTTTACACATGCTTCCCCCATAATTTATGAAATCTCCCGAGGTTCAGTTACGCAAAAAGTGGAACAGATAGTAAAACTAGTGCGCTCGGAATTACATTATGAAGAAAGTGATTTATTTGAGTTGCTATTGAATTGTTCTCAACTGGAATTAGtggttaaagaaattttacgcACGCTAATGCAGGAGAAATCACAAAGATGGAATGATTTTAAGAAAGAGGCTTTAGATCGTGTCAATGAATTGAGTGAAGCTTTTTCGGGTTCTCGACCTCTTTCGAAAATTGAAAGTAATCCTCAATTGAAATTATGGTTTGCGGAGATTGCCCAGGAAATAGAAAAGTTGAATTGTGATAATGTTAACTTATCGGGGCGTATGTTAATACAGCTTATACAGGCTTTGGAGGAGGTGCAAGAGTTTCATAATCTTCAAGCAAATATGCAGGTTAAACAGTATTTAATGGAGACCAGGGAGTATTTAACCAGAATGATACAG ATAATCAATGTCAAAGAAAACATTCTTATAAACATACAACTGATTAGTGATCTCAGTTATGCCTGGCATTTAATAGATCGCGATTTTACCTCCATAATGCAagattctattaaaaaacaaccCAAGTCTGTAATACGTTTACGAGCTGCATTTCTAAAACTAGCTAGTGCATTAGAAATACCCCTCATGCGTATAAATCAAGCTAAATCTGAAGATCTTATCTCCGTATCTAACTACTACAGTTCCGAATTGGCCAATTATATGCGTAAGGTTTTACAAATTATACCCGAGACTATGTTTAATCTAATGGCCCGAATTATACAATTACAAAccgatgttttaaaagaaatacccACCCGCTTGGAAAAAGATAAACTTAAAGAATATGCTCAATTTGAGGATCGTTATACAGTGGCTAAACTAACATACTCCATATCGGTTTTCACTGAGGGTATTCTTATGATGGAAAAAACCTTGGTGGGTGTAATTGAATTAGATCCTAAGCAATTGCTAGAGGATGGCATACGCAAGGAATTGGTCAAGCATTTAGCTAATGCTCTCAACGTTGGACTAATATTTAGCGCAAATGCTAAACAGAAAAATGCCACTGTAGAATTGGAAACTAAATTAGCCCAATTGGCTAAAACCATGGACGGTTATCGTAGATCTTTCgaatatatacaagactatCTCAATGTTCATggtttgaaaattttgcaaCAGGAATTGACACGCGTTATTAACTATAATGTAGAAAAAGAATGTAATGCCTTTCTACGCAATAAAATTCAGGATTGGCAATCCCAATATCAATCCACCACCATACCCATACCAACATTCCCTCCCTTGCAAGGAGATTTATCAAAATCCAATAATTTCATAGGACGCTTAGCGTTTGAAATACTACAATGTACCGATCCACAAAATACCATCTATTTAGATCTGAAAGCTGCCTGGTATGATAAAAAGCCACCACATAAAGAGGTATTAGATTCGCGTTTCTTCTATAAAGTACGTGAGGCCATAGGCCCCGCCGGCTTAGTAGGTTTAGATCGTCTTTATACTTATATGTTTGCTGcagatttaaaaaagaatttagatAAATTGCAACGCAATATTGAAAATGATAAAATGTGGTCTACGACATTGGCCAATCTAACAGCTGATCTGGAATCTAAACAATTTGTTAACTTAACTGCTGgaaatcctttaaaattttatgctaCCTATCATCAGCGTTGGCTTAAGGTATGGCCCACTATGATTGAGTGGATTTTGCAGTTGGGTCATAAACAGATTTTACGACAACAATTGGCATTTGAATTGAATCGTAGTAGTAAGGTGAACGCGAAAAATTTGGAATCCGCTTTGGAGACATTTAATAG ATCTCTTTTAAATGAACTGGAAAATCaagaaactcaacaaaaatttaaagataataaGCTATTGGTTGATATTAAAGACTATCTAATGTACACTGGCTCCTATGAGCCTCTggaacaaatatttgtattaagcAAAAACTCCCACAATGTGGCTTTATTCTTTTTCCTAGTAATTATCGCTCACATAACAAGACTACAATTTTCGCTACAAACTCAAAGTCTTGTAGCTAAATCAACAAAAGATCAAATAGATGGTACACCTCTTTTGACGGGTCTCATCACCATTTTACAACAGTATCACAAGGATGTAAAACTTATGTTTATAACATATCTATGTCAATATGTTAAGGTGTTGGTGGAAACAAATTTAAG TAACAAACATGAATTGTGTAACGAGGCCATAACAACTCTACATTTCTTGGATATATTTGTGCGTAAAACCAAACTACCACGCCAAGTATTAAGCGAACGTTTACcgcttataatattaaatcaatatgaatatttaggtttaagtttaaaaagttga